TAACTAATCCACTTAATACCTTTCCATTGCCCACCTCAACAAATGCATCTACACCCTTATCAATCATATTACGGATTGATTCCTCAAAGCGTACGGGAGAATACAGTTGTTGAATTAGCAGATCTTTAATCTCCTCATGCTTGGTAACCGGCGATGCTGTAACATTCGCATACACAGGGATAGTGGCATCGGTGATGGAGACCGCTCCTAGTTTTCCTGCAAACTTTTCATTTGCTGCTTTCATTAATCTGGAATGAAATGGTCCGCTAACATTCAATGGTAAAACCCGTTTTGCTCCATTTTCCTTCAATACAGGTGTGGCCTGTTCGATTCCTTCTTTTGAACCAGAAATAACGATTTGTCCAGGGCAGTTGATATTTGCCAGATCAACGATTTCATCTGTTTCTAATGCAGATAATGTTTCTTTTACCTTCTCAACAGTCAGCCCCAATACCGCAGCCATTGCCCCCTTACCGGATGGAAAAGCCTCTTCCATTAATTTTCCGCGTGTCTGAACCAGTTGAACAGCATCTTCAAGTGAAATTGCTCCTGCTGCAACAAGTGCACTGTATTCACCAAGACTATGTCCTACCGCCATAACCGGCTGAATTTCCGATTTTAATAAAAGGGTATGAACCGCTATACTGCTTAGCAATAAAGCCGGCTGTGCATTTTGCGTAGCTGTCAACGTTTCTTTAGGTCCATTAAACATGATGTCAGACAATGATAAGTTTAAAACGCGATCTGTTTCTTGGTACATTTCCTTTATTTCAGGGTAAGCCTCATAAAATTCTTTACCCATTCCTATGTCCTGTGATCCCTGACCAGGGAACATAAATGCCACTTGTTTCATTCTTTTTCCCCCTTATCGATATCGACAGTTGATATGGTTTCTTTGATTGTTTCTGTTACACGATAGTCAACCATATGACAAGCCTGTTTAATTGCATTGTGAATTGCTCGTCGATTAGAAGAACCATGTGCTTTAATCACTGGGGCAGCAAGTCCAAAAAGACCAGCCCCGCCATATTCGCTGTAATCCAGCTTTCCCTGCAATCCCTTTAAGTCACTTTTAACTATCCCCGCAGCAATTTTTGTCTTTAGTGAAGACATAAAGGTTTCTTTAAGCATGTGAAACATTGTTTCAGCGGTGCCCTCGATAGATTTCAAGGCAATATTGCCACTGAATCCATCGGTTACAACAACGTCCGCTGCACCGGCCAATAGATCCCTGGCTTCGACGTTTCCAACGAAATTAATTGGCGCATCTTTTAGTAATGCAAATGCTTTCTTTGTCAAATCGTTTCCTTTCCCGTCCTCAGTCCCAACATTCATTAATCCCACGGTTGGATTTATAATACCTCGAACCTTTTCCGTATAAATAGATCCCATTATTCCATATTGAAGAAGATGGTGTGCCTTGGCGTCCACATTCGCCCCAACATCAAGCAATAAAAATCCTTTGCCGTCAATTGTTGGTAATGTTGGACTGAGTGCAGGCCGGTCGACACCTGATATACGACCGACGCCAAATAATCCGGCGGCCATTAATGCCCCGGTGTTGCCTGCTGATATACAGGCATCACAACGTCCTTCTTTCACTTCCTTTGCCATTAATACAAGTGATGCATTTTTCTTTTTTCGAACGGCCCGTACTGGTTCATCCTCGCTCGTAATTACTTCTTCTGTATGTAAAACACTTATCCTGGTTTCATTACTCAAATAAGGTTTAATCTTTTCATTATCCCCTATTAATACGATTTCTAGTTCCTTGATAGCCTTAATGGCGTCCATCGCACCCAAAACAATCTCGCCTGGGGCATTGTCCCCGCCCATAGCATCAATGGCTAACTTCATCTGTACATTCCCCT
This Virgibacillus phasianinus DNA region includes the following protein-coding sequences:
- the plsX gene encoding phosphate acyltransferase PlsX, whose product is MKLAIDAMGGDNAPGEIVLGAMDAIKAIKELEIVLIGDNEKIKPYLSNETRISVLHTEEVITSEDEPVRAVRKKKNASLVLMAKEVKEGRCDACISAGNTGALMAAGLFGVGRISGVDRPALSPTLPTIDGKGFLLLDVGANVDAKAHHLLQYGIMGSIYTEKVRGIINPTVGLMNVGTEDGKGNDLTKKAFALLKDAPINFVGNVEARDLLAGAADVVVTDGFSGNIALKSIEGTAETMFHMLKETFMSSLKTKIAAGIVKSDLKGLQGKLDYSEYGGAGLFGLAAPVIKAHGSSNRRAIHNAIKQACHMVDYRVTETIKETISTVDIDKGEKE
- the fabD gene encoding ACP S-malonyltransferase; the encoded protein is MKQVAFMFPGQGSQDIGMGKEFYEAYPEIKEMYQETDRVLNLSLSDIMFNGPKETLTATQNAQPALLLSSIAVHTLLLKSEIQPVMAVGHSLGEYSALVAAGAISLEDAVQLVQTRGKLMEEAFPSGKGAMAAVLGLTVEKVKETLSALETDEIVDLANINCPGQIVISGSKEGIEQATPVLKENGAKRVLPLNVSGPFHSRLMKAANEKFAGKLGAVSITDATIPVYANVTASPVTKHEEIKDLLIQQLYSPVRFEESIRNMIDKGVDAFVEVGNGKVLSGLVKKIDRTIPTFAIQNPKSMEEFITWYREET